One region of Peromyscus eremicus chromosome 4, PerEre_H2_v1, whole genome shotgun sequence genomic DNA includes:
- the Pced1a gene encoding PC-esterase domain-containing protein 1A, with translation MVFCLENEMPHRLLRSTMVHFQASEVQQLLHNKFVVILGDSIQRAVYKDLVLLLQKDTLLTASQLKAKGELSFEQDQLVAGGQLGELHNGTQYREVRQFCSGSGHHLVRFYFLTRVYSEYLEDVLEELSYGPAPDLVIINSCLWDLSRYGRCPMESYRQNLERVFVRMDQVLPDSCLLVWNMAMPLGERVTGGFLLPELQPLAVSLRQDVVEGNFYSATLAGNHCFDVLDLHFHFRHAVHHRHRDGVHWDQHAHRHLSHLLLSHVADAWGVELPKHDPLPDTWIEDWPEMDHPSQGSHKQPPDFREKLALPLLPPFHLPRPMSFPYPRLQPSPPPLFPPLHQDAPFSQGQPFRRYEFFKHNAMEDFSVSSNLGCGPGVNFVPGPLPPSVSGPVSHGQHRGPVVHRGKPRYVPNNPYHIPRIGGACRQRLRHSDRLIHTYKQDRRGHAHSGTWPG, from the exons ATGGTCTTCTGTTTGGAAAACGAGATGCCACACCGCCTGCTGCGAAGCACCATGGTCCACTTCCAAGCCTCTGAGGTCCAGCAGCTGCTTCACAACAAGTTCGTGGTCATTTTGGGGGACTCCA TCCAGAGAGCTGTGTATAAGGACCTGGTGCTTCTGCTCCAGAAAGACACACTGCTCACAGCTTCCCAGTTAAAAGCCAAG ggggaGCTGAGCTTTGAACAGGATCAGCTGGTGGCTGGGGGCCAGCTGGGCGAGCTGCACAATGGGACACAGTACCGAGAGGTCCGCCAGTTCTGCTCTGGCTCTGGCCACCACCTTGTGCGCTTCTACTTCCTCACCCGAGTTTACTCCGAGTACCTTGAGGACGTCCTGGAGGAGCTGTCGTATGGACCTGCCCCTGACCTCGTGatcatcaactcctgcctctgggatctcTCCAG ATATGGCCGCTGCCCAATGGAGAGCTACAGACAGAACTTGGAACGAGTGTTTGTACGAATGGACCAGGTTTTGCCAGATTCTTGTCTGCTGGTGTGGAACATGGCAATGCCTTTGGGGGAACGTGTCACTGGGGGTTTCCTCCTGCCAGAG CTGCAGCCCCTGGCAGTCTCTCTGCGACAGGATGTTGTTGAGGGGAACTTCTACAGTGCTACACTAGCTGGGAACCACTGTTTCGACGTCCTAGACCTCCACTTTCATTTCCGGCATGCTGTACATCATCGTCATCGAGATGGTGTCCACTGGGACCAGCACGCACACCGCCACCTCTCACACTTACTTCTGAGCCATGTGGCTGATGCCTGGGGTGTGGAGCTACCCAAACATGACCCTCTCCCAG ACACATGGATTGAGGACTGGCCAGAGATGGATCATCCGTCCCAGGGAAGCCATAAGCAGCCCCCAGACTTCAGGGAGAAGCTGGCCTTGCCCCTCCTCCCACCTTTCCATTTGCCTCGTCCCATGTCTTTTCCTTATCCACGTCTTCAGCCCTCACCACCTCCCTTGTTCCCGCCCCTGCACCAGGATGCCCCCTTTTCCCAAGGCCAGCCCTTTCGACGCTATGAATTCTTCAAACACAATGCAATGGAGGACTTCTCGGTGTCATCTAACTTAG GATGTGGCCCTGGAGTGAACTTTGTGCCTGGCCCCCTGCCACCGTCAGTCTCTGGCCCTGTCTCCCATGGTCAACACCGGGGCCCCGTGGTCCACCGGGGCAAACCACGTTATGTTCCCAACAACCCCTACCATATACCAAGGATTGGGGGGGCATGTAGGCAGAGACTCAGGCACTCAGACAGACTGATCCACACATATAAACAGGACAGACGGGGACATGCCCATTCAGGGACATGGCCTGGGTAG